A region from the Pseudomonas cucumis genome encodes:
- the purH gene encoding bifunctional phosphoribosylaminoimidazolecarboxamide formyltransferase/IMP cyclohydrolase, giving the protein MTDQTTRLPIRRALISVSDKTGILEFAKELEALGVEILSTGGTFKLLRDNGVAAVEVADYTGFAEMMDGRVKTLHPKIHGGILGRRGIDDAIMNEHGIKPIDLVAVNLYPFEATINKPGCDLPTAIENIDIGGPTMVRSAAKNHKDVAIVVNASDYANVLESLKAGGLTYAQRFDLMLKAFEHTAAYDGMIANYMGTVNQAAETLSTEGRSEFPRTFNSQFIKAQEMRYGENPHQSAAFYVEAKPAEVGIATATQLQGKELSFNNVADTDAALECVKSFVKPACVIVKHANPCGVAVSPDAEGGIRQAYELAYATDTESAFGGIIAFNRELDAETAKAIVERQFVEVIIAPSVSEEARAIVAAKANVRLLACGEWSADRAPAWDYKRVNGGLLVQSRDIGMISSEDLKVVTKRAPTEQEINDLIFAWKVAKYVKSNAIVYAKNRQTIGVGAGQMSRVNSARIAAIKAEHAGLQVAGSVMASDAFFPFRDGLDNAAKVGITAVIQPGGSMRDNEVIAAADEAGIAMVFTGMRHFRH; this is encoded by the coding sequence ATGACCGACCAGACTACCCGCCTGCCGATCCGCCGCGCCTTGATCAGCGTTTCCGACAAGACCGGGATCCTTGAATTCGCCAAGGAGCTCGAAGCCCTGGGCGTCGAGATCCTTTCCACCGGCGGGACGTTCAAGCTGCTACGTGACAACGGTGTTGCCGCAGTGGAAGTCGCGGATTACACCGGTTTCGCAGAAATGATGGACGGTCGGGTGAAAACCCTGCACCCGAAAATCCACGGCGGGATCCTCGGTCGTCGCGGTATCGACGACGCCATCATGAACGAGCACGGCATCAAGCCGATCGATCTGGTTGCGGTCAACCTGTACCCGTTCGAAGCCACCATCAACAAGCCAGGCTGCGACCTGCCGACCGCCATCGAAAACATCGACATCGGCGGCCCGACCATGGTCCGTTCGGCAGCCAAGAACCACAAAGACGTAGCTATCGTGGTTAATGCCAGCGATTACGCCAACGTCCTGGAAAGCCTCAAGGCCGGCGGCCTGACCTACGCTCAGCGTTTCGACCTGATGCTCAAGGCCTTCGAACACACCGCCGCCTATGACGGCATGATCGCCAACTACATGGGCACCGTGAACCAGGCGGCTGAAACCCTCAGCACAGAAGGTCGCAGCGAATTCCCGCGCACCTTCAACAGCCAGTTCATCAAGGCCCAGGAAATGCGCTACGGCGAGAACCCGCACCAGAGCGCGGCGTTCTACGTTGAAGCCAAGCCTGCGGAAGTCGGCATCGCCACCGCGACCCAACTGCAAGGCAAAGAGCTGTCGTTCAACAACGTGGCCGACACCGACGCGGCGCTGGAATGTGTGAAGAGCTTCGTCAAGCCGGCCTGCGTGATCGTCAAGCACGCCAACCCGTGCGGCGTGGCCGTTAGCCCGGACGCTGAAGGCGGCATCCGTCAGGCTTACGAACTGGCCTACGCCACCGACACCGAATCGGCGTTTGGCGGCATCATCGCGTTCAACCGCGAGCTGGATGCTGAAACCGCCAAGGCCATCGTCGAGCGTCAGTTCGTCGAAGTGATCATCGCCCCTAGCGTCAGCGAAGAAGCTCGCGCCATCGTTGCTGCCAAAGCCAACGTACGCCTGCTGGCCTGCGGCGAGTGGTCAGCTGATCGCGCTCCGGCCTGGGACTACAAACGCGTCAATGGCGGTTTGCTGGTGCAGAGCCGCGACATCGGCATGATCAGCAGCGAAGACCTGAAAGTGGTGACCAAGCGCGCACCAACCGAACAGGAAATCAACGACCTGATCTTCGCCTGGAAAGTCGCCAAGTACGTTAAATCCAACGCCATCGTCTACGCCAAGAACCGTCAGACCATCGGTGTCGGCGCCGGCCAGATGAGCCGCGTGAACTCCGCGCGTATTGCCGCGATCAAGGCTGAACACGCCGGGTTGCAGGTAGCAGGCTCGGTGATGGCCTCCGACGCCTTTTTCCCGTTCCGTGATGGTCTGGACAACGCGGCCAAGGTCGGCATCACTGCGGTGATCCAGCCGGGCGGCTCGATGCGTGATAACGAAGTGATTGCTGCTGCCGATGAAGCCGGTATCGCCATGGTATTCACCGGCATGCGCCACTTCCGTCACTAA
- the accB gene encoding acetyl-CoA carboxylase biotin carboxyl carrier protein: MDIRKVKKLIELLEESGIDELEIKEGEESVRISRHSKTPAQQYYAPAPMHAPAPAPVAAAPVAAAAPAAPAAPTLNGNVARSPMVGTFYRKSSPSSPSFVEVGQTVKKGDTLCIVEAMKMMNHIEAEASGVIESILVEDGQPVEYDQPLFTIV, encoded by the coding sequence ATGGATATCCGTAAAGTTAAGAAACTGATCGAATTGCTGGAAGAGTCCGGTATCGACGAACTCGAGATCAAGGAAGGCGAAGAGTCCGTACGCATCAGCCGTCACAGCAAGACGCCGGCTCAGCAGTACTACGCTCCCGCTCCTATGCATGCTCCGGCGCCTGCGCCTGTTGCTGCTGCTCCGGTTGCCGCCGCGGCTCCTGCTGCTCCGGCTGCCCCAACGCTGAACGGCAACGTTGCCCGTTCGCCGATGGTCGGCACTTTCTATCGCAAATCTTCGCCGTCCTCGCCGTCCTTCGTTGAAGTCGGCCAGACCGTGAAGAAAGGCGACACCCTGTGCATCGTCGAAGCCATGAAGATGATGAACCACATCGAAGCTGAAGCCAGCGGTGTGATCGAATCCATCCTCGTCGAAGACGGCCAGCCGGTTGAGTACGACCAACCGCTGTTCACCATCGTTTGA
- the fis gene encoding DNA-binding transcriptional regulator Fis, with translation MTMMTETLVSGTTPVSDNVNLKQHLNTPSEEGQTLRGSVEKALHNYFAHLEGAAVTDVYNLVLSEVEAPLLECVMNYVKGNQTKASELLGLNRGTLRKKLKQYDLL, from the coding sequence ATGACGATGATGACCGAGACTTTAGTGAGTGGAACAACACCCGTGAGCGACAACGTGAATTTGAAACAGCACCTCAACACGCCGAGCGAAGAAGGTCAGACCCTTCGCGGGAGTGTCGAGAAGGCGCTGCACAATTATTTCGCCCACCTTGAGGGCGCTGCCGTCACGGATGTGTACAACCTGGTGCTTTCCGAAGTCGAGGCTCCCCTGCTCGAATGCGTGATGAACTACGTCAAGGGCAACCAGACCAAGGCCAGTGAGCTGCTCGGGCTGAACCGGGGCACCCTGCGCAAGAAACTCAAGCAGTACGATTTGCTGTAA
- the purD gene encoding phosphoribosylamine--glycine ligase → MNVLIIGSGGREHALAWKVAQDPRVQKVFVAPGNAGTAIEAKCENVSIDVLALEQLADFAEKNVSLTIVGPEVPLVAGVVDLFRSRGLDCFGPTAGAAQLEGSKAFTKDFLARHKIPTADYQNFTEIEPALAYLREKGAPIVIKADGLAAGKGVIVAMTLGEAEDAVRDMLAGNAFGDAGSRVVIEEFLDGEEASFIVMVDGKNVLPMATSQDHKRVGDGDTGPNTGGMGAYSPAPVVTAEVHQRVMDLVIWPTVRGMAEEGNVYTGFLYAGLMIDKAGNPKVIEFNCRFGDPETQPVMLRLQSSLVLLVEAALAQALDKVEAQWDPRPSVGIVLAAGGYPGDYAKGAAINGLDAAATLEGKVFHAGTALKNGQVVTAGGRVLCATAMGTSVDAAQQQAYKLAAKIDWEGCFYRKDIGYRAIARERGENQE, encoded by the coding sequence ATGAATGTTTTGATCATTGGCAGCGGTGGCCGTGAACACGCCCTGGCCTGGAAAGTGGCTCAGGATCCGCGCGTGCAGAAAGTTTTCGTTGCCCCGGGCAACGCCGGCACCGCCATTGAAGCCAAGTGCGAGAACGTCTCTATCGACGTGCTGGCCCTCGAGCAGCTTGCAGATTTCGCGGAGAAAAACGTTTCCCTCACCATCGTCGGCCCGGAAGTGCCGCTGGTCGCCGGTGTCGTCGATCTGTTCCGCTCCCGTGGCCTGGATTGCTTCGGCCCGACCGCTGGCGCTGCTCAGCTGGAAGGTTCGAAAGCCTTCACCAAAGACTTCCTGGCACGCCACAAGATTCCGACTGCCGATTACCAGAACTTCACCGAGATCGAGCCGGCCCTGGCTTATCTGCGTGAAAAAGGCGCACCGATCGTGATCAAGGCCGATGGCCTGGCCGCCGGTAAAGGCGTGATCGTGGCCATGACCCTGGGCGAAGCCGAAGACGCGGTGCGCGACATGCTCGCCGGCAACGCGTTTGGCGACGCCGGCTCCCGCGTGGTGATCGAAGAGTTCCTGGACGGCGAAGAAGCCAGCTTCATCGTCATGGTCGACGGCAAGAACGTATTGCCGATGGCCACCAGCCAGGACCACAAACGCGTCGGCGACGGCGATACCGGCCCGAACACCGGCGGCATGGGCGCTTACTCCCCGGCACCGGTCGTCACGGCCGAAGTCCATCAGCGGGTCATGGACCTTGTGATCTGGCCGACCGTGCGTGGCATGGCCGAGGAAGGTAACGTTTATACCGGCTTCCTCTATGCTGGCTTGATGATCGACAAGGCTGGTAATCCAAAAGTTATCGAGTTCAACTGCCGTTTCGGCGATCCTGAAACCCAACCGGTGATGCTGCGCTTGCAGTCGAGCCTGGTGTTGCTGGTCGAGGCGGCTCTGGCGCAAGCGCTGGACAAGGTCGAAGCGCAATGGGATCCACGTCCGAGCGTCGGCATTGTATTGGCCGCGGGCGGGTATCCGGGTGACTACGCCAAAGGCGCTGCCATCAACGGCCTGGACGCAGCCGCGACACTGGAAGGCAAAGTCTTTCATGCCGGCACTGCGCTCAAGAACGGTCAAGTGGTGACCGCCGGTGGTCGAGTGCTGTGCGCTACCGCCATGGGCACCAGCGTCGATGCAGCCCAGCAGCAGGCTTACAAACTGGCGGCTAAAATCGACTGGGAAGGCTGCTTCTACCGCAAGGACATTGGCTACCGCGCCATTGCCCGCGAGCGTGGCGAAAATCAGGAATAA
- a CDS encoding DUF3426 domain-containing protein encodes MTDSFVTQCPHCQTSFRVSHAQLSVARGVVRCGSCLQVFNAAKQLLEQRAGKETVKPVAPAPVEPPVQRAISQKQWTAAEMDLDSLDLDEELARLEQREIQPTTEFTRPREDSLSARRDTTEHDQAPWSDSLFSESAADRAKTADAPTPEPTIEPSKHSRTEPSLSLEPADLDDEPEIQQLRLHDPLDAPIPFGSLSATPDEVDDDLPSVEPLRKRRERSGPALRAEELEDLTDDPLQLDWQKRRSPWGRRFFWLLLILLGAAGLAGQYVAYHFDELARQDQYRPWFQQLCPQIGCTVPSKVDIAKVKSSNLVVRSHPDFNGALVVDAIIYNRAPFSQPFPLLELRFADLNGHLIASRRFKPGEYLNGDLEGQAEMPPQTPIHIALDILDPGPKAVNYSLSFHSPE; translated from the coding sequence ATGACCGACAGCTTCGTCACTCAGTGCCCGCATTGCCAAACCAGCTTCCGCGTCAGCCATGCTCAGTTGAGCGTGGCCCGTGGAGTGGTTCGTTGCGGCTCGTGCTTGCAGGTGTTCAACGCCGCCAAGCAGTTGCTCGAGCAGCGGGCCGGCAAGGAGACGGTCAAACCGGTTGCACCGGCGCCCGTCGAACCGCCCGTGCAGCGAGCCATCAGCCAAAAGCAATGGACCGCTGCGGAAATGGATCTGGACAGCCTGGATCTCGACGAAGAGCTCGCCCGGCTTGAACAGCGGGAAATCCAGCCAACAACGGAATTCACTCGGCCCCGCGAAGACAGCCTCAGCGCTCGCCGCGATACCACCGAGCACGACCAGGCCCCCTGGTCCGACAGTCTCTTCAGTGAATCGGCCGCCGATCGTGCAAAAACCGCCGACGCGCCCACGCCAGAACCGACGATCGAGCCGAGCAAACACTCGCGCACCGAGCCTTCGCTGTCGCTGGAGCCCGCGGATCTGGACGACGAACCCGAGATCCAACAGCTGCGCCTGCACGACCCGCTCGACGCCCCGATCCCCTTTGGCAGCCTGTCGGCGACTCCCGATGAAGTCGACGACGACCTGCCCTCGGTCGAGCCCCTGCGCAAGCGACGCGAACGCAGCGGGCCGGCTCTGCGCGCGGAAGAGCTGGAGGATCTGACCGACGACCCGTTGCAACTGGACTGGCAAAAACGTCGCTCACCCTGGGGCCGGCGCTTTTTCTGGCTGTTGCTGATCCTGCTCGGCGCCGCCGGCCTCGCCGGTCAATACGTCGCCTACCACTTCGACGAACTGGCGCGCCAGGACCAGTACCGTCCGTGGTTCCAGCAACTGTGCCCGCAGATCGGCTGCACCGTGCCATCCAAAGTCGACATCGCGAAGGTCAAAAGCAGCAATCTGGTGGTCCGCAGCCACCCGGACTTCAACGGCGCCCTGGTGGTCGATGCCATCATCTACAACCGTGCGCCCTTCTCCCAGCCCTTCCCGCTGCTGGAGCTGCGTTTTGCAGACCTCAACGGCCACCTGATCGCCAGCCGTCGCTTCAAGCCCGGCGAGTACCTCAACGGCGACCTCGAAGGCCAGGCGGAAATGCCGCCGCAAACGCCGATCCACATCGCGCTGGACATTCTCGACCCAGGCCCCAAAGCGGTGAACTACAGCCTGAGCTTCCATTCGCCCGAGTGA
- the accC gene encoding acetyl-CoA carboxylase biotin carboxylase subunit, with amino-acid sequence MTAKLEKVLIANRGEIALRILRACKEMGIKTVAVYSKADKELMHLGLADESVCIGPASAAHSYLHIPAIIAAAEVTGATAIHPGYGFLAENADFAEQVENSGFAFIGPKAETIRLMGDKVSAKHAMIAAGVPTVPGSDGPLPEDEETALRIGREVGYPVIIKAAGGGGGRGMRVVHKEEDLISSAKLTRSEAGAAFGNPMVYLEKFLTNPRHVEVQVLSDGQGHAIHLGDRDCSLQRRHQKVLEEAPAPGIDENAREEVLARCVRACIDIGYRGAGTFEFLYENGHFYFIEMNTRVQVEHPVSEMVTGIDIVKEMLSIAAGNKLSYTQNDVVIRGHALECRINAEDPKTFMPSPGTVKHFHAPGGNGVRVDSHLYSGYAVPPNYDSLIGKLITYGATRDEAMARMRNALDEIVVDGIKTNIPLHRDLVRDAGFCEGGVNIHYLEHKLAGEKH; translated from the coding sequence ATGACTGCGAAGTTGGAAAAAGTTCTGATCGCCAACCGCGGTGAGATTGCCCTGCGGATTCTGCGTGCCTGCAAAGAGATGGGCATCAAGACTGTCGCCGTTTATTCCAAGGCCGACAAAGAGCTGATGCACCTGGGACTGGCAGACGAATCCGTCTGCATCGGTCCGGCCTCGGCCGCGCACTCTTACCTGCACATTCCGGCCATCATCGCCGCTGCTGAAGTGACTGGCGCTACCGCCATCCACCCAGGCTACGGCTTCCTTGCGGAAAACGCCGACTTTGCCGAACAGGTCGAGAACTCCGGGTTCGCGTTCATTGGCCCGAAAGCCGAGACCATCCGCCTGATGGGCGACAAGGTATCGGCCAAGCACGCCATGATCGCTGCCGGCGTGCCGACCGTTCCGGGTTCCGACGGCCCACTGCCTGAAGACGAAGAAACCGCTCTGCGCATCGGTCGCGAAGTCGGTTACCCAGTGATCATCAAAGCCGCTGGCGGCGGTGGTGGTCGCGGGATGCGCGTAGTTCACAAGGAAGAAGACCTGATCTCCTCGGCGAAACTGACCCGCTCCGAAGCGGGCGCAGCGTTCGGCAACCCGATGGTCTATCTGGAAAAATTCCTGACCAACCCACGCCACGTGGAAGTTCAGGTGCTTTCCGATGGCCAGGGCCATGCGATTCATCTGGGTGACCGCGATTGCTCGCTGCAACGTCGCCACCAGAAGGTTCTCGAAGAAGCGCCGGCACCGGGCATCGACGAGAACGCGCGCGAAGAAGTCCTCGCACGCTGCGTCAGGGCTTGTATCGACATTGGCTATCGTGGCGCTGGCACCTTCGAGTTCCTGTACGAAAACGGCCACTTCTACTTCATCGAGATGAATACTCGTGTCCAGGTAGAGCACCCGGTTTCGGAAATGGTCACCGGCATCGACATCGTCAAGGAGATGCTCAGCATCGCCGCTGGCAACAAGTTGTCGTACACCCAGAATGACGTCGTTATCCGCGGTCATGCGCTGGAATGCCGGATCAACGCCGAAGACCCGAAAACGTTCATGCCTAGCCCAGGCACGGTCAAGCATTTCCACGCTCCAGGCGGCAACGGCGTTCGCGTCGATTCGCACCTGTACAGTGGCTATGCCGTTCCGCCGAACTACGATTCGTTGATCGGCAAGCTGATCACCTACGGCGCAACCCGTGATGAAGCCATGGCGCGCATGCGCAATGCGCTGGACGAAATCGTTGTCGACGGGATCAAGACCAACATCCCGCTGCACCGCGATCTGGTCCGTGATGCTGGCTTCTGCGAGGGCGGAGTCAACATCCACTACCTGGAACACAAGCTGGCTGGCGAAAAGCATTAA
- the aroQ gene encoding type II 3-dehydroquinate dehydratase: MATLLVLHGPNLNLLGTREPGVYGATTLAQINQDLEQRARNAGHHLLYLQSNAEYELIDRIHAARGEGVDFILINPAAFTHTSVALRDALLAVSIPFIEVHLSNVHKREPFRHHSYFSDVAVGVICGLGASGYRLALEAALEQLERQATA; the protein is encoded by the coding sequence ATGGCGACCCTATTGGTTTTACACGGCCCCAACCTGAACTTGCTCGGCACCCGGGAACCGGGCGTCTACGGTGCAACAACGCTGGCGCAGATCAATCAGGATCTGGAACAGCGGGCACGCAATGCCGGCCACCATTTGCTCTACCTGCAAAGCAACGCCGAGTACGAATTGATCGATCGCATCCACGCTGCTCGCGGCGAAGGTGTGGACTTCATTCTGATCAATCCAGCAGCTTTTACGCATACAAGTGTCGCATTACGTGACGCGCTGCTGGCCGTGAGCATCCCATTCATCGAAGTGCATTTGTCTAACGTGCACAAACGCGAACCTTTCCGCCATCACTCTTACTTCTCCGACGTTGCGGTGGGAGTGATCTGCGGCCTTGGCGCCAGCGGTTATCGACTGGCCCTGGAGGCCGCACTAGAGCAGCTTGAAAGACAGGCAACGGCTTGA
- a CDS encoding protein-disulfide reductase DsbD → MRRLLCLLFLVLALPAFAAGLLDSRPSSTLGSINNSADFLPVREAFKLSLVESTPQSIKLRFVATEGYYLYRHRFQFRADPADIGLGAAQLPKGEQKHDEYFGDVEVYHGILDIELPRTDSRAFTLAVSYQGCADKGLCYPPETERLAIDGSGAATTTWDWRELALFFLAGVGLTFTPCVLPMLPILSGVVLRGQVGGLRGFNLSLAYVLPMAVCFALLGALMGMFGAQLNLQARLQSAWVLVPFAMFFAVFALAMFGVFELKLPHAISSRLDRIAGRTEGGSLWGAAVLGVVSSLLVSPCVSAPLAGALLYISASGDALGGGLKLFMLGLGMGAPLLLVATGGAAWLPKSGPWLIYVKNAIGVLLLGLAIALLSRVLPGQITLLLIGLLAGGVGLFMGALEFVYKPPRKRLGQLLGMLLLFYALACWYGAFSGQTDPLNPIGQPRIVVDNGQPQIVGNWQTITTPAELDRVLAEAKSSGTPLLLDWYADWCISCKVIEHEVLNDAKVIESLKGYRLIRFDITASNVEQRALLDRYTLFGPPALMFFGKDGVERADVRVIGEISAKNFAERVAKANDRN, encoded by the coding sequence ATGCGCCGTTTGCTCTGCCTGTTGTTTTTAGTGCTCGCCCTGCCGGCCTTTGCCGCCGGGTTGCTGGACAGTCGGCCCAGTTCCACGCTGGGTTCGATCAACAACAGCGCCGACTTCCTGCCGGTGCGCGAAGCCTTTAAGTTGAGCCTGGTAGAAAGCACGCCGCAATCAATCAAGCTGCGCTTCGTCGCCACCGAAGGTTATTACCTCTATCGCCATCGCTTCCAGTTTCGCGCCGACCCGGCCGACATTGGCCTCGGTGCGGCGCAACTGCCCAAGGGCGAACAAAAACACGATGAGTACTTCGGCGATGTCGAGGTTTATCACGGCATTCTCGACATAGAACTGCCGCGCACGGATTCCCGCGCCTTTACGCTGGCCGTGAGCTATCAGGGCTGCGCCGACAAAGGCCTCTGTTACCCACCCGAGACCGAGCGCCTGGCTATTGATGGCAGCGGCGCCGCGACCACAACCTGGGACTGGCGCGAACTGGCGCTGTTTTTCCTCGCCGGTGTTGGCCTGACCTTCACCCCCTGCGTGCTGCCGATGCTGCCAATCCTCTCCGGGGTGGTCCTGCGCGGGCAGGTCGGCGGTTTACGCGGCTTCAACCTGTCGCTGGCTTATGTGCTGCCGATGGCCGTGTGTTTCGCCCTGCTCGGTGCCTTGATGGGAATGTTCGGCGCACAGCTCAATCTTCAGGCGCGCTTACAGTCGGCCTGGGTGCTGGTGCCATTCGCGATGTTTTTCGCGGTGTTTGCATTGGCCATGTTTGGCGTCTTCGAACTGAAACTCCCCCACGCCATCAGTAGCCGCCTGGACCGGATTGCCGGGCGTACCGAAGGCGGCTCACTGTGGGGCGCGGCGGTGCTGGGCGTGGTGTCGAGCCTGCTGGTTTCGCCTTGTGTATCGGCACCGTTGGCCGGCGCGCTGCTGTACATCAGCGCCAGTGGCGACGCTCTGGGCGGCGGCTTGAAATTGTTCATGCTCGGCCTGGGCATGGGCGCGCCGCTGTTGCTGGTGGCGACCGGTGGCGCGGCCTGGTTGCCGAAAAGCGGCCCGTGGCTGATCTACGTGAAAAACGCGATTGGGGTGCTACTGCTGGGGCTGGCGATTGCTTTGCTCAGTCGGGTATTGCCGGGCCAGATCACCTTGCTGTTGATCGGCTTGCTCGCCGGCGGCGTCGGGTTATTTATGGGCGCGCTGGAATTTGTCTATAAACCGCCGAGAAAACGCCTGGGACAATTGCTCGGGATGCTCCTGCTGTTTTATGCCCTGGCCTGTTGGTACGGCGCGTTCAGTGGCCAGACCGACCCGCTCAACCCCATCGGCCAACCGCGCATTGTCGTGGACAACGGTCAACCGCAAATCGTCGGCAACTGGCAAACCATCACCACTCCAGCGGAACTGGACCGCGTCCTCGCCGAAGCCAAATCCTCCGGCACGCCGCTGCTGCTCGACTGGTACGCCGACTGGTGCATCAGTTGCAAAGTCATCGAACACGAAGTTCTCAACGATGCCAAGGTCATCGAAAGCCTCAAAGGCTATCGATTGATCCGTTTCGACATCACCGCCAGCAATGTCGAACAACGCGCCCTACTCGACCGCTACACGCTATTCGGCCCTCCGGCGCTGATGTTTTTTGGTAAAGATGGCGTCGAACGTGCCGATGTGCGGGTGATCGGTGAGATCAGCGCGAAGAACTTCGCCGAACGTGTTGCGAAAGCAAATGACCGGAATTAA
- the dusB gene encoding tRNA dihydrouridine synthase DusB, whose amino-acid sequence MSAVRIGPYTLHNGLILAPMAGVTDQPFRQLCKRLGAGLVVSEMVTSDMSLWNTRKSRMRMIHEGDPEPRSVQIAGGDAQMLADAARANVELGAQIIDINMGCPAKKVCNKAAGSALLKDEALVTEILQAVVAAVDVPVTLKIRTGWDRANKNGLTVAKIAEQAGITALAVHGRTRADLYTGEAEYDTIAAIKQAVSIPVFANGDIDSPEKARHVLDATGADGLLVGRAAQGQPWIFREIDHYLRTGEKLPAPELIEVERILLEHLAALHAFYGDVMGVRIARKHVGWYLATLPGAREFRAHFNRLEDTEAQCAYVRAFFAERYKSLTGDGEGVAA is encoded by the coding sequence ATGTCGGCGGTACGCATCGGTCCATATACATTGCACAACGGCTTGATCCTCGCCCCCATGGCGGGCGTCACCGACCAGCCCTTTCGTCAGCTGTGCAAACGACTGGGCGCGGGCCTTGTAGTCTCGGAAATGGTCACCAGCGACATGAGCTTGTGGAACACCCGCAAATCGCGGATGCGCATGATCCACGAAGGCGATCCCGAGCCCCGCTCGGTACAGATCGCTGGCGGAGATGCGCAGATGCTGGCGGATGCAGCCCGGGCCAACGTTGAACTGGGCGCACAGATTATTGATATCAACATGGGCTGTCCGGCGAAGAAGGTCTGCAACAAGGCCGCCGGCTCCGCCCTGTTGAAAGATGAAGCGTTGGTGACCGAGATCCTGCAGGCCGTGGTGGCCGCAGTCGATGTGCCGGTCACCCTGAAGATCCGCACCGGCTGGGACCGGGCGAACAAGAACGGCCTGACCGTGGCGAAGATCGCCGAACAGGCAGGCATTACGGCGTTGGCGGTGCATGGCCGCACCCGTGCAGATCTGTACACCGGTGAAGCCGAGTACGACACCATTGCCGCGATCAAGCAGGCGGTGTCGATCCCGGTCTTCGCCAATGGCGATATCGATTCGCCCGAGAAGGCCCGGCACGTCCTCGACGCGACCGGTGCCGATGGCCTGTTGGTAGGTCGGGCTGCCCAGGGGCAGCCATGGATTTTTCGTGAAATCGACCATTATCTGCGTACCGGCGAAAAACTCCCGGCACCGGAACTGATCGAGGTGGAACGTATTCTGCTTGAGCATCTGGCTGCGCTGCATGCCTTCTATGGCGACGTCATGGGCGTGCGCATAGCTCGCAAGCATGTGGGCTGGTATCTCGCAACCTTGCCGGGCGCCAGGGAGTTCCGCGCCCACTTCAATCGTTTGGAAGATACGGAAGCACAATGCGCCTACGTTCGGGCCTTCTTCGCCGAACGCTACAAGAGCCTGACAGGGGACGGAGAAGGGGTGGCTGCATGA
- the prmA gene encoding 50S ribosomal protein L11 methyltransferase: MPWLQVRLAISPEQAETYEDAFLEVGAVSVTFMDAEDQPIFEPELNTTPLWSHTHLLALFEGGTEASSVLAHLELLTGSPLPEHHSEVIEDQDWERSWMDGFQPMRFGQRLWIVPSWHAAPEPDAVNLLLDPGLAFGTGTHPTTALCLEWLDGQDLKGCNVLDFGCGSGILAIAALLLGAKQAVGTDIDVQALEASRDNAGRNNIADELFPLYLPQDLPQVQADVLVANILAGPLVSLAPQLSSLVKPGGRLALSGILAEQGEEVAAAYAQDFDLDPIANRDGWVRITGRRR, from the coding sequence ATGCCTTGGCTGCAAGTCCGTCTCGCCATCAGCCCAGAACAAGCCGAAACCTACGAAGACGCTTTCCTGGAAGTGGGCGCCGTATCGGTGACTTTCATGGACGCCGAAGATCAGCCGATTTTCGAGCCGGAACTCAATACCACCCCGCTGTGGTCGCACACGCACCTGCTGGCGCTGTTCGAAGGTGGTACCGAAGCCTCCAGCGTGCTGGCCCATCTCGAGTTGCTGACCGGCAGCCCGTTGCCGGAGCATCACAGCGAAGTGATCGAAGACCAGGACTGGGAACGCAGCTGGATGGACGGTTTCCAGCCGATGCGTTTCGGCCAGCGCCTGTGGATCGTGCCGAGCTGGCACGCCGCGCCGGAGCCTGACGCGGTGAACCTGTTGCTAGACCCAGGCTTGGCGTTCGGCACTGGCACTCACCCGACCACTGCGCTGTGCCTGGAATGGCTCGACGGTCAGGACCTGAAAGGTTGCAACGTGCTCGATTTCGGTTGCGGTTCGGGGATTCTGGCGATTGCCGCGCTGTTGCTGGGCGCCAAGCAAGCCGTCGGCACCGACATCGACGTACAGGCGCTGGAAGCCTCCCGCGACAATGCCGGTCGCAACAATATTGCTGACGAACTCTTCCCGCTGTATTTGCCGCAAGACCTGCCACAGGTTCAGGCCGACGTGCTGGTGGCCAACATTCTTGCCGGCCCGCTGGTTTCGCTGGCGCCGCAACTGTCTAGCCTGGTCAAGCCGGGCGGTCGCTTGGCGCTGTCGGGCATCCTCGCCGAACAAGGTGAAGAAGTCGCCGCCGCCTACGCTCAGGACTTTGATCTGGACCCGATTGCCAATCGCGACGGCTGGGTACGCATTACTGGCCGTCGGCGCTAG